The window GATTTTTGTTCGCTCGCGAACATCTCGCTTAATAATTTTGGTATCTTGGAATTGCTGTCCAATTTTCCCCTTTTTAACACCTGCATCAATTCTCCCTTGTCGAACCACAATCCGTGATTGTCGGGGCAAGTGTCGAGACAAACCTCCCCAACACATAAAACCTTGTTCATCTTTTTGAAACAACGGGGGCATTTTCTCTTTTTCTCGGTTCCCCGTCCGGTCTTTTCAAACGACCGA is drawn from Deltaproteobacteria bacterium and contains these coding sequences:
- a CDS encoding zf-TFIIB domain-containing protein encodes the protein MNCPVCKEPMVILELHEVEVDYCVSCFGVWLDAGELELLLEGAAEKEALLRSFEKTGRGTEKKRKCPRCFKKMNKVLCVGEVCLDTCPDNHGLWFDKGELMQVLKRGKLDSNSKIPKLLSEMFASEQKSPPTPL